In Humulus lupulus chromosome 6, drHumLupu1.1, whole genome shotgun sequence, a single genomic region encodes these proteins:
- the LOC133783143 gene encoding flavonol synthase/flavanone 3-hydroxylase-like gives MEVERVQALSSLGLMELPEKFIRPVNERPESSKAVEGVTVPVVSLSQPQEVVVKEVSVAAAEWGFFLITDHGIPAALIQRLKEVGEMFFMLPQQEKESNANDPTVGKFEGYGTKMTKNHEEKLEWIDYFFHVMHPLSKVHHEFWPQNPPSYREVTEEYNKEMLRITDVVLQLLSEGLGLEEGKGLKSSLGEEEIELEMKINMYPPCPQPELALGVEAHTDMSAITILVPNEVAGLQVSKDNQWVAVDYLPNALFIHIGDQIEVLSNGKYKSVLHRSLVNKEKTRMSWAVFCVPPHETMIGPIPKLVGDHNLPKFSTKTYAEYRHRKFNKLPQ, from the exons ATGGAGGTAGAGAGAGTCCAAGCTTTATCATCCCTTGGTCTAATGGAGCTACCGGAGAAGTTCATTCGGCCGGTGAACGAACGGCCGGAGAGCAGCAAGGCGGTGGAGGGTGTGACAGTGCCCGTTGTGTCTCTCTCTCAGCCGCAAGAGGTGGTCGTTAAGGAGGTTTCCGTAGCTGCTGCTGAGTGGGGCTTCTTTCTGATCACCGATCATGGGATACCGGCGGCGTTGATCCAACGGCTGAAAGAGGTTGGTGAGATGTTTTTCATGCTGCCTCAGCAGGAGAAGGAGTCCAACGCTAATGATCCAACGGTTGGGAAGTTTGAAGGTTATGGAACTAAGATGACTAAGAACCATGAAGAAAAGTTAGAGTGGATTGACTACTTTTTTCATGTCATGCATCCTTTGTCtaaagttcatcatgagttttGGCCACAAAACCCACCTTCTTATAG GGAAGTGACTGAAGAATACAACAAAGAAATGTTGAGGATAACAGATGTGGTTCTTCAACTACTGTCAGAAGGTCTTGGATTAGAAGAAGGAAAGGGTTTAAAAAGCAGTTTGGGAGAAGAGGAAATAGAGTTAGAAATGAAGATAAACATGTATCCACCATGCCCACAACCAGAGCTGGCCCTTGGAGTTGAAGCTCACACAGACATGTCTGCCATCACCATACTTGTGCCCAATGAAGTTGCTGGTCTTCAAGTCTCGAAAGACAACCAGtgggtcgccgttgattacttgcCAAATGCACTCTTCATTCACATTGGTGATCAAATTGAG GTACTAAGTAATGGGAAGTACAAGAGTGTTCTTCATAGGAGCTTGGTGAACAAGGAAAAGACTCGAATGTCATGGGCGGTGTTTTGCGTGCCTCCCCATGAAACAATGATCGGACCTATTCCAAAGCTGGTTGGCGACCACAACTTGCCCAAGTTTTCCACCAAAACATATGCAGAGTATCGCCATCGCAAGTTCAACAAGCTTCCAcagtaa